The following coding sequences lie in one Rutidosis leptorrhynchoides isolate AG116_Rl617_1_P2 chromosome 4, CSIRO_AGI_Rlap_v1, whole genome shotgun sequence genomic window:
- the LOC139840373 gene encoding hydroxyproline O-galactosyltransferase HPGT1-like: MLRSRGSNNRLSSRSAFQWRISSLILSMIATMAAFFVAYRLWQEAESRVYLAKELDRRTGQGESAISVDDTLKVIECREQQKKLSMLQMELAKAKKEGFASNYHTETKDEKKKPLAVVGILTGFGRRHNRDAIRKAWMPTGTTLKKLEDEKGIIIRFVIGKSADRGDSSNSDIFNENEKTKDFLILNDHVEAPEEQPKKTKLFFIDALKHWDAEFYVKVNDDIYLNIDALGSILSNHVNNPRAYIGCMKSGGVFSKPTDRWYEPEWWKFGDKKSYFRHASGEIFAVSRALAQFISINKSILRTYAHDDVSVGSWFIGLDVNHVDEGKFCCTSWSSGAICAAS; the protein is encoded by the exons ATGCTGCGTAGCCGGGGATCCAACAACCGGCTATCTTCTCGTTCTGCTTTTCAATGGCGAATTTCATCTCTTATTCTTTCAATGATTGCTACCATGGCTGCATTTTTCGTTGCGTATAG ATTGTGGCAGGAGGCAGAGTCTAGGGTTTATTTAGCTAAAGAGCTTGATAGGAGAACCGGTCAG GGAGAGTCTGCAATATCTGTTGATGACACACTAAAAGTCATAGAATGCAG GGAACAACAAAAGAAGTTGTCTATGCTTCAAATGGAGCTAGCGAAAGCTAAGAAAGAGGGATTTGCTTCAAATTATCACACAGAAACGAAAGATGAAAAGAAGAAGCCTTTAGCAGTTGTAGGAATTCTTACTGGATTTGGCCGCAGACACAATAGAGACGCAATCCGTAAGGCTTGGATGCCTACTG GAACAACTCTAAAAAAGCTCGAAGATGAGAAGGGGATAATCATACGATTTGTTATAGGCAAAAG CGCAGATCGTGGAGACAGTTCAAACAGTGACATCTTTAATGAGAACGAAAAAACGAAGGACTTCCTTATTCTT AATGATCATGTGGAGGCACCTGAAGAGCAACCAAAAAAAACCAAGTTGTTCTTTATTGACGCGCTAAAACACTGGGATGCAGAGTTCTATGTGAAGGTCAATGATGACATTTATCTGAATATTG ATGCCCTTGGTTCTATTCTTTCAAACCATGTGAATAACCCTCGTGCTTATATCGGGTGTATGAAATCTGGTGGCGTTTTCTCAAAACC GACTGACAGATGGTACGAACCAGAGTGGTGGAAATTTGGGGATAAAAAATC ATATTTCCGACATGCTTCTGGGGAAATATTTGCTGTATCTCGAGCATTGGCTCAGTTTATCTCAATTAACAA ATCGATACTTCGTACATATGCTCATGATGATGTCAGCGTTGGCTCATGGTTCATTGGCCTTGATGTGAATCATGTGGATGAAGGGAAATTTTGTTGCACGTCTTGGTCTTCAG GGGCCATATGTGCAGCTTCTTGA